The Sulfurimonas sp. HSL-1716 sequence GCAGGCCTTTTGTATCTATATTTAAACGATCAAATAGGACAAAATCTGTTTTATGCCTTGATAACGGGAGTGATTATTTCAGCCGTATCTTATTTGGATGATCTGTTTGAGTTAAGTGCAAAATTCAGATTGTTTGCTCAAACTCTGGTCGCTGTTTTAGGATTATATTTCTTAGGAGGATTTGAAAATCTAGACATTGGAATATTTGTGATCAACAATCAGATCATTACAAATATTTTTGCATTTTTCTTAATAGTATGGTTTGTCAATTTATATAATTTCTTAGACGGTATAGACGGCTATGCGGGAAGCGAAGCCGTATTTCTTGCTATTGCGGGATATCTTTTTTTTGGCGGCGGTCATTTTCTTGTGTTGGCCGTCACGGTTTTAGGTTTTTTGGTTTGGAACTGGCATAAAGCAAAAATATTCATGGGAGATGTCGGGAGTACTCTTTTAGGCTATAATATAGCCGTATTTACGATATATTATGCAAACCGGGATAGTT is a genomic window containing:
- a CDS encoding glycosyltransferase family 4 protein; its protein translation is MIYFAFFILSTILTYLIKNYAIKKSLFAHVNERSSHTIPVPHGGGIAIAVTWFAGLLYLYLNDQIGQNLFYALITGVIISAVSYLDDLFELSAKFRLFAQTLVAVLGLYFLGGFENLDIGIFVINNQIITNIFAFFLIVWFVNLYNFLDGIDGYAGSEAVFLAIAGYLFFGGGHFLVLAVTVLGFLVWNWHKAKIFMGDVGSTLLGYNIAVFTIYYANRDSSNLWVWIILFGVFWFDATLTLFRRYKNREKLSQAHRKHAYQRLTQSGWDHSKVVIYSIFVNIVLFLLVYFISNVFIAFIMALLLLSGVMIFVDRKKGFQ